The bacterium genomic sequence GCGCCTGCGGCCCCTGCTGCTGCTGTGGACCTACGACGCCCTGCGCACGCGGCGGGCGTCCCCGCGCGACGAGGCGCTGGCCGCGGCCGTGGCCCTCGAGATGATCCACACCTACTCGCTCGTCCACGACGACCTGCCGGCGATGGACGACGACGACCTGCGCCGCGGCCGCCCGACCTGCCACGTCGCCTTCGACGAGGCGACCGCCATCCTGGCCGGTGACGGCCTGCAGGCCCTGGCGTTCGAGATCCTGGCCGGGATCCCGCGGCGCGGGGCCGACCTCGTGCGGATCGCCGCCGCGGCGGCCGGTCCGTCCGGCATGGTGGGCGGCCAGCAGGAGGACCTCGACGCGGCCGGCCGCGACCTGACGGCCGCCCTGATCCGGCGCATCCACGCGGGCAAGACCGCCCGGCTCATCGGCGCCCCCCTGGCCATGGGCGCCCTGCTGGCCGGGCGCGACGCCGCCGCGGCGGCGGACGCCGACCGCGCCGGGCGCGTGCTGGGGCTGGCCTTCCAGGCGGCCGACGACCTGCTCGACGTCGAGGGCTCGACCGCGTCCCTGGGCAAGACCGCCGGCAAGGACGCGGACCAGGACAAGGCCACCTGGGTACGCCTGGAGGGCGCTGAAGCGGCGCGGGCCCGCACCGCCCGCCTCGGCCGGCGCGGCACCCGCGAATTGCAGCGGCTGCTGCCGCCCGGGCCGGAAGGCGCGCGGCTGCTGGCCCTGGTCCGCCTGCTCTGGGAACGAGATCGCTGACCATCCTTGTGTTGCGGCCCGCACCTGGGCCGGGCTATGTTCTGTCCCTGCCCGCGCCCGGACCCCGTCCGGGCGGCGCCACCCCAGCCAGGGCCGCTCCGCCGGCCGACGGGAACGATGACGCGCATCCTCGACAAGATCGAACTC encodes the following:
- a CDS encoding polyprenyl synthetase family protein: MNAALDADLAAALAADRRLVEAALRRRLAPAPGFPPRLRQAMAHSLLGGGKRLRPLLLLWTYDALRTRRASPRDEALAAAVALEMIHTYSLVHDDLPAMDDDDLRRGRPTCHVAFDEATAILAGDGLQALAFEILAGIPRRGADLVRIAAAAAGPSGMVGGQQEDLDAAGRDLTAALIRRIHAGKTARLIGAPLAMGALLAGRDAAAAADADRAGRVLGLAFQAADDLLDVEGSTASLGKTAGKDADQDKATWVRLEGAEAARARTARLGRRGTRELQRLLPPGPEGARLLALVRLLWERDR